One stretch of Aigarchaeota archaeon DNA includes these proteins:
- a CDS encoding cob(I)yrinic acid a,c-diamide adenosyltransferase yields MKYGSGDDGTTELLGGVRVPKDDLRVEVLGTLDELNAIIGLVRTITGYEDLKDVLLHMQKSLYLVGAEIASIGTSAYKAIVDGDMLKELESLIERYESEVRAATGFIIPYGTASSVILHMARCVARRLERRVVSLKSSFYVNKTLLAYLNRLSTFLFILARVINARGYVEEEFLIVKNMLEDKP; encoded by the coding sequence TTGAAGTACGGTAGCGGCGACGATGGTACCACCGAGCTTCTGGGAGGTGTCAGGGTCCCAAAGGACGACCTAAGAGTCGAGGTGCTGGGAACACTCGATGAGCTGAATGCTATCATAGGCCTCGTCAGGACAATTACTGGGTACGAAGACCTAAAAGATGTCCTCCTACACATGCAAAAGTCGTTGTACCTCGTAGGTGCTGAGATAGCCTCTATCGGAACCTCAGCGTACAAAGCGATAGTTGACGGAGACATGCTAAAGGAGCTTGAAAGCTTAATCGAGCGTTATGAGTCCGAAGTACGTGCGGCAACCGGATTCATAATACCTTATGGGACCGCAAGCAGCGTAATACTACACATGGCTAGGTGCGTTGCTCGAAGGCTTGAAAGGAGGGTCGTATCTCTAAAATCAAGTTTCTATGTAAACAAGACACTACTTGCGTATTTGAATAGGCTTTCTACTTTCCTCTTTATTTTGGCAAGGGTAATAAACGCGAGAGGATACGTCGAGGAAGAATTTCTGATAGTTAAAAACATGCTGGAGGATAAACCTTAA
- a CDS encoding LUD domain-containing protein, with translation MKGRNLIAEVSEVLNNRSQIENLRNSMLRMKDKRDAAMAGYGEDLLAELRSVRQSALSSLNENIKILKERLERNGCSFYFAKTAKDVCEYVVSLARNKGVKRIVKAKSMTTEEIELNKWLIAEGFEVIETDLGEWLVQLAGQKPSHLTAPAIHLSRYEISKLIEEKLGVRLPADPKEVTKFARSFLREKFLTADMGITGGNILVAETGSLVLVTNEGNGRLVTTLPRIHVAIVGVEKLVGTWEDAVKILNVLSKSATGQKMATYVTILNSGSETPSQNGELIKRDFHLVLLDNGRLGALQDSIMSEALKCIRCSACFNVCPTYRVLGGHVFGYIYSGPIGIPWTYISHGLENAASYASLCISCGLCRETCPVGIDTPTMVSEIKRRYGERNGYSWVDRRLAGYESLVKLASSTSPMSNFLLSTSIMKWILEKFFGIDRRVSLPKFSKKNLRELLNEYAVQRVEGDRKVVYFADSMAYYVNTDVGLATFNVLQKNGFEVIMPPQRGSGMPSFLYGLLDVTRSIAEYNVKHVYEYVSKGYDVVSAEPTAIYCFKFVYPKLLGTKEAQAVAENSYELFGYLLRMLESNTLDLSFKRYKGVKAVYHLPCHSRHLSKDKPVLKFLEMLDIETEFVDYGCCGMGGTWGMKKGYEGYEISKVIAEPLVAAISESNANFVVTECSLCKIQIERFTNKRVIHPILLLDKAYKGLPAS, from the coding sequence ATGAAGGGTAGAAACCTGATCGCTGAAGTTTCTGAGGTGCTGAATAATAGGAGTCAGATCGAGAACCTAAGGAACTCTATGCTTCGTATGAAGGACAAAAGAGACGCGGCAATGGCGGGATATGGTGAGGACCTACTGGCCGAGCTGAGGAGCGTAAGGCAGTCAGCGTTAAGCTCGCTCAACGAAAACATCAAGATACTCAAGGAAAGGCTTGAGAGAAATGGTTGTAGCTTCTACTTTGCTAAAACCGCCAAAGACGTATGCGAGTACGTTGTAAGCTTAGCTAGGAACAAAGGCGTTAAGAGAATCGTCAAAGCCAAGTCCATGACCACCGAGGAGATAGAACTGAATAAGTGGCTTATAGCTGAAGGCTTTGAAGTGATCGAGACAGACCTTGGCGAATGGTTAGTTCAGTTAGCCGGTCAGAAACCATCACACTTGACCGCTCCGGCCATACACCTCTCAAGGTATGAGATATCTAAGCTCATAGAAGAGAAGTTAGGGGTAAGGCTACCGGCAGACCCTAAAGAGGTCACAAAATTTGCGCGCTCATTCCTCAGAGAAAAATTCCTCACGGCGGACATGGGAATAACGGGTGGGAACATCTTGGTCGCGGAGACTGGAAGCCTAGTGCTCGTGACAAACGAAGGGAACGGTAGGCTTGTTACAACACTTCCCCGAATTCATGTGGCTATCGTCGGTGTTGAGAAGTTGGTCGGGACATGGGAAGATGCGGTGAAGATACTAAACGTTTTGTCGAAGAGCGCCACCGGGCAGAAAATGGCCACGTATGTTACAATACTGAACTCAGGTTCCGAAACACCATCGCAGAACGGTGAACTCATTAAACGAGACTTCCATCTGGTTTTGTTGGACAACGGAAGACTTGGTGCACTTCAGGACAGCATAATGTCCGAAGCGCTGAAATGTATAAGGTGCTCTGCATGCTTCAACGTCTGCCCAACGTACAGGGTTTTAGGTGGTCATGTCTTCGGTTACATCTACAGCGGCCCCATAGGCATACCCTGGACGTACATATCGCACGGTCTTGAGAATGCGGCAAGCTATGCATCCCTTTGTATATCATGCGGGTTATGCCGAGAAACGTGCCCTGTTGGAATAGACACGCCGACGATGGTCTCCGAGATAAAGCGAAGATATGGGGAACGCAATGGTTATAGTTGGGTGGACAGAAGGCTCGCTGGTTACGAGAGCCTCGTAAAGCTTGCAAGCAGCACATCACCCATGTCAAACTTTCTACTCAGTACGAGTATAATGAAGTGGATATTAGAAAAATTCTTCGGCATAGACAGAAGGGTAAGTCTTCCGAAGTTCTCAAAGAAGAATTTACGCGAGTTGTTGAACGAGTACGCCGTTCAACGCGTAGAAGGTGATAGGAAGGTCGTGTACTTCGCTGACAGCATGGCCTATTACGTAAACACAGACGTTGGGCTGGCTACTTTTAACGTGCTTCAGAAGAATGGCTTCGAGGTTATTATGCCGCCCCAGAGAGGTAGCGGCATGCCATCGTTCCTTTACGGTCTTTTAGATGTTACGAGGAGTATTGCGGAGTACAACGTGAAGCATGTGTACGAGTACGTGTCTAAGGGTTACGACGTAGTTTCTGCCGAACCGACGGCCATCTACTGCTTCAAGTTTGTATATCCTAAGTTACTCGGAACGAAGGAAGCGCAGGCTGTAGCTGAAAACAGCTACGAGTTGTTTGGTTACCTTTTAAGAATGCTAGAGAGTAACACGCTCGACTTAAGCTTTAAGCGCTACAAGGGTGTCAAAGCAGTTTACCATCTTCCATGCCATTCTAGACATCTGAGTAAGGACAAGCCTGTCTTGAAATTTTTGGAAATGCTCGATATAGAGACCGAGTTCGTAGACTACGGCTGCTGCGGTATGGGCGGTACATGGGGTATGAAGAAAGGTTATGAAGGGTACGAAATAAGTAAGGTGATTGCCGAGCCACTTGTCGCAGCAATATCCGAATCGAATGCAAACTTTGTAGTCACGGAGTGTAGCCTCTGTAAGATCCAGATAGAGCGGTTTACCAACAAGAGGGTCATTCATCCAATACTGCTTTTGGACAAGGCATATAAGGGCCTACCAGCATCATAA
- a CDS encoding lactate utilization protein has translation MKANTDVVRRFASELEKLGATCTLLGTNAEVVEHISDFVRKKGARLVLACGLERALSHEISKAISSVNASYFDVNELNGRDLREFLKRADIGITGADLAVAETGSLVITSKNDAERLVSCLPPVHVVILSKEKILDNFLEITEWLRKVQDRSTRTVSIITGPSRTADIELEIVVGVHGPHELHVIILGGMSNEG, from the coding sequence ATGAAGGCAAACACCGACGTGGTTAGAAGGTTTGCATCGGAATTGGAGAAGTTAGGGGCAACCTGCACGCTTCTCGGAACAAATGCAGAAGTCGTCGAACACATTTCAGATTTCGTAAGAAAAAAAGGAGCTAGATTAGTACTTGCATGCGGTTTAGAACGCGCATTATCTCATGAAATCTCGAAGGCCATAAGCTCGGTGAACGCATCCTATTTCGACGTAAACGAGTTAAACGGGCGCGACCTTCGTGAATTCCTTAAAAGGGCAGACATAGGAATAACGGGTGCTGACTTAGCCGTCGCTGAGACCGGTTCACTCGTCATAACGAGTAAGAACGATGCTGAGAGGCTCGTATCCTGCTTACCGCCAGTCCATGTTGTCATACTTTCGAAGGAAAAAATACTTGATAACTTCTTGGAAATTACCGAATGGCTTAGGAAGGTGCAGGACAGGAGTACGCGCACGGTGTCAATTATTACCGGGCCGAGCAGGACCGCCGATATAGAGCTCGAAATAGTGGTGGGTGTCCATGGTCCTCATGAACTACACGTGATAATCTTAGGGGGTATGTCGAATGAAGGGTAG
- a CDS encoding HAD family hydrolase, with protein MSKQKLIVFDIDGTLYRSDEYEMELHREIVKLLAEKLGCSTEEARAKLRTLRKEVASISWCLIKLGINLKEFYEELAKRVNPSEYVEEAKDVKVLLRKLKEAGFKLAVHTNSGRALALKVLGALGIDPSTFDIMVTSDDAEPKPSRDGYLKILKIAGVTAEEVVYVGDRYDIDLKTAKELGIKTVIIGKRSTLGNADFQVENVLEIENLFLKV; from the coding sequence ATGTCAAAGCAGAAGCTGATAGTTTTTGACATAGATGGCACGCTGTATAGAAGTGACGAGTATGAGATGGAGCTCCATAGGGAGATCGTGAAGTTACTCGCAGAAAAACTCGGCTGCAGTACCGAAGAGGCTAGAGCCAAGCTCAGGACTTTAAGGAAAGAAGTCGCGAGTATAAGTTGGTGCTTAATAAAGCTTGGAATAAACCTAAAGGAATTTTATGAAGAGCTCGCTAAAAGGGTAAACCCGTCTGAGTACGTAGAAGAGGCTAAGGACGTCAAGGTTTTGCTGAGAAAGCTTAAGGAGGCTGGCTTTAAACTGGCGGTACACACAAACTCTGGCAGGGCACTAGCCCTTAAGGTTCTCGGGGCCCTTGGAATAGACCCTTCGACGTTCGACATAATGGTCACGAGCGACGATGCAGAACCGAAGCCTTCCCGCGATGGATACTTGAAGATCCTAAAAATCGCAGGCGTAACCGCCGAGGAGGTCGTATACGTCGGCGACCGTTACGACATTGACCTGAAGACCGCGAAAGAACTCGGCATTAAGACCGTTATCATAGGGAAGAGATCGACCTTGGGGAATGCGGACTTCCAGGTTGAGAACGTACTTGAAATCGAAAACCTGTTTCTGAAGGTGTAA
- a CDS encoding RidA family protein codes for MVGLKRLSYESRLRELGYSLPEPPKPIAAYVPSVKVGKLLFVSGVLPLVNNELLYVGKLGKEVTLEQGYEAAKVAALNALSIIKSSLGSLEKVRKVVRLVGYVASAEGFVEQSKVVNGASELLIQVFGEKGKHSRVVVGVTELPRGAPVEIDMIVQTK; via the coding sequence GTGGTAGGATTGAAAAGGCTTAGTTATGAAAGCCGGTTAAGAGAGCTGGGCTATTCGTTACCGGAGCCGCCTAAGCCCATCGCTGCCTACGTTCCCAGCGTAAAGGTAGGCAAGCTGCTCTTCGTAAGTGGTGTGCTGCCTCTGGTAAACAATGAGTTACTGTATGTCGGTAAATTGGGCAAAGAGGTTACTCTGGAGCAGGGATACGAGGCGGCTAAGGTTGCTGCGTTGAACGCCCTTTCCATCATAAAATCATCACTCGGTAGCCTCGAAAAAGTAAGGAAGGTTGTGAGGTTAGTCGGTTATGTAGCTTCAGCGGAAGGTTTCGTAGAGCAGTCGAAGGTCGTTAACGGCGCTTCAGAGCTCCTCATACAAGTATTCGGCGAGAAAGGAAAACATTCGAGGGTTGTAGTGGGTGTCACGGAGTTACCGAGAGGTGCTCCAGTGGAGATCGATATGATAGTTCAAACGAAGTAA
- the gap gene encoding type I glyceraldehyde-3-phosphate dehydrogenase produces the protein MTVRMGINGFGRIGRGFFRAAFRDKEFSDLINIVAVNDITDSRTLAHLLKYDSVFGKFDAEVKAEDDAIIVSGNRIKVYSEKDPEKLPWKELGVELVLESTGQFTDRSSAEKHIKAGAKKVIVSAPAKDPDITLVLGVNEHAYDPAKHNIISMASCTTNCLAPIVKVLDEKFGVEYGLMSTCHAYTNDQRLLDLPHRDLRRARAACLSIIPTTTGAARAIGDVIPTMKGKLDGLALRVPVPNGSINDLVVLLKRSVTREMVNAALKEAAEGRLKGILAYTEEPIVSVDIIGNSHSAIVDGLSTMVVGDRLVKVLAWYDNEWGFSCRLVELSKLIAKTLKS, from the coding sequence ATGACTGTCAGGATGGGTATAAACGGTTTCGGTAGGATAGGTCGTGGATTCTTCAGGGCAGCCTTTAGGGATAAGGAATTCTCAGACTTAATAAACATCGTCGCGGTGAATGACATAACCGATTCAAGGACCCTAGCCCACCTACTCAAGTACGACTCGGTTTTTGGAAAGTTCGATGCCGAAGTTAAGGCTGAAGATGATGCAATTATTGTATCCGGCAATAGGATAAAAGTTTACTCCGAAAAAGATCCGGAAAAACTTCCATGGAAAGAATTGGGCGTGGAGCTTGTACTAGAGTCGACAGGACAGTTCACTGACAGGTCAAGTGCGGAGAAACACATCAAAGCTGGTGCAAAGAAGGTCATAGTATCAGCCCCCGCAAAAGACCCGGACATCACTTTGGTCTTAGGTGTAAACGAACATGCCTACGATCCTGCAAAGCACAACATCATAAGCATGGCGTCCTGTACGACCAATTGCCTAGCACCGATAGTGAAGGTGTTAGATGAGAAATTTGGCGTTGAGTATGGACTCATGAGTACATGTCATGCCTACACAAACGACCAAAGGTTGCTCGACCTACCCCATAGAGATTTGAGGAGGGCAAGGGCCGCATGCCTCTCCATAATACCTACGACGACTGGTGCGGCCAGAGCCATCGGGGACGTTATACCCACGATGAAGGGAAAGTTGGACGGCTTGGCTCTGAGGGTCCCCGTTCCTAACGGTTCCATAAACGACCTCGTAGTCTTGCTGAAGAGGAGCGTTACTAGGGAGATGGTGAACGCCGCACTAAAAGAGGCTGCTGAAGGTAGGCTGAAAGGTATACTGGCATATACGGAAGAGCCAATAGTATCTGTCGACATAATAGGAAACAGTCACTCAGCGATAGTCGATGGGTTGAGTACGATGGTCGTAGGCGACAGGCTGGTAAAGGTCCTTGCATGGTACGACAACGAATGGGGCTTTTCGTGCAGACTCGTTGAGTTAAGCAAACTTATTGCAAAGACACTCAAAAGTTAG
- the pgk gene encoding phosphoglycerate kinase, giving the protein MVNEHLTHHVKFLTMDDLDLTGKTVFVRADINSPVDPNTGRLLNTVRIREAAITIKELSRSKVVVGSHQGRVGSYDYISLKEHAEILKRYVGNNVKFIDDVIGPAAREAIKNLKQGDVLVLDNLRFVAEENFEFSIEEASRTHMIRTLKDYFDACILEAFPAAHRANPSIVGFAEVLPTCAGKLLTQEVKSLMSILQKLKPPITLMLGGAKVSDRIESLEAIIGSYKVDKILPCGLLGVVFLKAAKGLDVPTGVKDEEKYVKKAEKLLSDFGEAFVLPEDFAVEVDGKRKELTVSQFNPEKPILDIGMKTISKYAEVIKNSGTVIVSGPPGAYERKNFEIGTKTLFMELANSKALSIASGAHTLTALELFGLRDKVTHATSAGGALIRFLAGKKLPLFEALKRAAEKWGTSK; this is encoded by the coding sequence ATGGTAAACGAACATCTAACGCATCATGTTAAATTTCTTACAATGGACGACCTGGACCTAACTGGGAAAACCGTCTTCGTCAGGGCAGATATTAACTCACCCGTAGATCCAAACACCGGTCGTCTGCTCAATACGGTAAGAATAAGGGAGGCGGCGATAACTATAAAGGAACTCTCAAGATCGAAAGTCGTCGTAGGTTCGCACCAAGGCAGAGTAGGGAGTTATGATTACATATCGCTTAAGGAGCATGCAGAAATTTTGAAGAGATATGTCGGAAACAACGTGAAGTTCATAGATGACGTCATTGGACCGGCGGCAAGGGAGGCGATAAAAAACCTGAAGCAAGGGGACGTTCTCGTCTTGGATAATCTAAGGTTCGTCGCAGAAGAGAACTTTGAGTTCAGTATAGAGGAGGCATCAAGAACCCATATGATTAGGACGCTTAAAGACTATTTTGATGCGTGCATCCTTGAAGCTTTTCCGGCAGCTCATAGAGCCAACCCATCGATCGTGGGGTTTGCAGAAGTTTTGCCGACGTGTGCTGGGAAGTTGCTCACGCAAGAGGTGAAGTCGCTCATGTCCATCCTACAAAAACTAAAACCGCCTATAACGTTGATGTTAGGAGGTGCGAAGGTCTCCGACAGGATTGAGTCATTAGAGGCCATAATAGGAAGTTACAAGGTAGACAAAATTCTGCCCTGCGGGCTACTCGGCGTCGTCTTCTTGAAGGCTGCCAAGGGTCTAGATGTGCCGACCGGTGTCAAGGATGAAGAGAAGTACGTTAAGAAGGCAGAAAAACTACTATCGGATTTCGGAGAAGCTTTTGTCCTTCCTGAAGACTTTGCGGTAGAGGTGGACGGTAAAAGGAAGGAACTTACAGTATCCCAGTTTAATCCCGAAAAGCCGATACTGGATATAGGTATGAAGACTATATCAAAGTATGCGGAGGTCATCAAGAATTCAGGGACGGTCATCGTGAGCGGGCCGCCGGGTGCATACGAAAGAAAGAACTTTGAGATAGGCACTAAAACTTTGTTCATGGAGCTTGCCAATTCAAAGGCTCTATCCATTGCGAGTGGGGCTCACACACTAACGGCACTCGAGTTGTTCGGCCTAAGGGATAAAGTTACTCATGCAACATCGGCTGGTGGTGCCCTCATAAGGTTCTTAGCAGGTAAGAAGTTGCCGCTCTTTGAGGCCCTGAAGAGGGCGGCGGAGAAGTGGGGAACGTCTAAATAA
- a CDS encoding ribosome biogenesis/translation initiation ATPase RLI, whose amino-acid sequence MHRIAVIDYDLCQPTKCGQPCISFCPPVRNKIEAIKLGENGFPVINEVLCIGCGICLDPNTPVITETGLRLIKEIRVGDKVLTHRGRFRAVLSKSFRLYTGPIYRIRVRSIPDPIALTEEHPLLVASKHQEVNDFTFTWKTPPRLKEGDHLCVPIIMNEGSEWYNLSIVVNSGGLVQSLQLQPTLELGTIVGYYLARGTIEGENVVFRFERAGLSKKAGELLEKCFGVKAAHESSGSLIVNSESLANLFRNLFGDSKGSKKIPASFLSAPLSFLKGFIAGFMEAGNGHTDPSDAYILKLMGARLGLSLSISKTADTYTISLDDDDEESVSSQGYQLHPIESVNVEFVKNYPVMNLEVEEDETYNAAGLIVHNCVKKCPFKAITIVNLSGELGKDLTHQYGVNSFRLYRLPYLEEGKVIGVIGKNGIGKTTALQILAGRIIPNLGKFDEEKSLHDVARVFRGSLIQDYLTKLANGKVKISYKPQYIDAIPKVVKGKVATILSKMGPEERVNRLIDMLGLRNLLDRDVSVLSGGELQRLAIAACLAKDANTFILDEPTSFLDIKQRFKVASVIRDASREGMVLVSDHDLAVLDYMSDKVFVFYGEPSVYGVVAGPYGVREGINIFIEGYIPDENVRFRSEKISFQLKPPTEAYEEVHLSLCWPSMTKTYDTFRLEVEDGCAYPGEVMGIVGPNGIGKTTFIKILAGIEKADAEFQLPCRTISYKPQYPEIKDEKVEVILREAAESKFETDLYQSELIRPLGLHKLLERNVKELSGGELQKVAIAEALSKDAEIYLLDEPSAYLDVEERYIIAKLLKRITRERQAYTFLVEHDLMVLDFASSRLMVFSGEPGINGHASRPMDLRSGFNAFLKEMGVTFRRDQQTFRPRANKLDSRLDRQQKAIGEYYYPIPTSE is encoded by the coding sequence TTGCACAGAATCGCGGTTATAGATTATGATTTATGTCAACCAACAAAATGTGGTCAGCCCTGCATATCGTTTTGCCCGCCCGTGAGGAACAAGATAGAGGCGATTAAGCTTGGCGAGAATGGGTTTCCGGTAATCAACGAAGTACTATGCATCGGGTGCGGCATATGTTTAGACCCAAACACGCCAGTAATAACGGAAACCGGCTTGAGGCTTATTAAGGAAATAAGGGTGGGTGACAAGGTACTAACCCATAGGGGAAGGTTTAGAGCTGTTCTTTCAAAGAGTTTTAGACTGTATACTGGACCTATATACAGGATAAGGGTTCGTAGCATACCGGACCCGATAGCTCTAACAGAGGAACATCCTCTACTGGTCGCATCAAAACACCAAGAAGTAAATGATTTTACGTTTACATGGAAAACTCCGCCGAGGCTGAAAGAAGGCGATCATCTATGTGTTCCAATAATCATGAACGAAGGCTCCGAGTGGTATAATCTGTCTATCGTCGTAAATTCAGGGGGGTTGGTTCAATCTTTACAGCTTCAACCGACGCTCGAACTCGGTACGATAGTCGGCTACTACCTCGCAAGGGGAACGATAGAAGGCGAGAATGTTGTATTTAGATTCGAAAGGGCAGGGCTATCTAAGAAGGCTGGTGAGCTTCTAGAGAAATGTTTCGGCGTGAAAGCCGCCCATGAAAGTTCTGGATCGCTTATTGTTAACTCAGAGTCTTTAGCAAATTTATTCCGCAACCTTTTCGGAGATTCGAAAGGTTCTAAGAAAATACCGGCAAGCTTTCTATCAGCACCTTTAAGTTTCTTGAAAGGTTTCATAGCAGGATTTATGGAGGCTGGAAACGGTCATACGGATCCATCCGACGCATACATCCTAAAGTTGATGGGAGCCAGGCTCGGCTTATCTCTGTCAATAAGCAAAACTGCCGACACCTATACGATTTCACTCGACGATGATGATGAGGAAAGCGTATCGTCACAAGGTTACCAGCTACATCCGATAGAATCGGTGAATGTTGAGTTTGTGAAAAATTACCCAGTAATGAACCTGGAAGTCGAGGAGGATGAGACATATAACGCCGCAGGACTCATAGTCCACAACTGTGTAAAAAAATGTCCGTTCAAGGCGATCACTATAGTAAATCTGAGTGGGGAACTAGGTAAGGACCTAACACACCAGTACGGCGTGAACTCGTTCAGGCTTTATAGGCTACCGTACCTAGAGGAAGGGAAAGTCATCGGCGTAATCGGAAAGAACGGTATAGGCAAGACCACGGCGTTACAAATACTTGCGGGCCGCATCATCCCGAATTTAGGCAAGTTTGACGAGGAAAAATCTTTACATGACGTTGCCAGAGTTTTCAGGGGCTCGCTCATACAGGATTATTTGACAAAGCTCGCTAATGGTAAGGTGAAAATTTCGTATAAGCCGCAATACATCGACGCGATACCGAAAGTCGTCAAGGGCAAAGTCGCCACAATCCTCTCGAAGATGGGTCCAGAAGAACGTGTTAACAGGTTGATAGACATGCTGGGGCTCCGTAACTTACTGGATAGGGATGTTTCCGTACTTAGTGGAGGTGAGCTACAACGTCTTGCGATAGCGGCCTGCCTTGCGAAGGATGCCAATACTTTCATCTTAGACGAGCCGACGAGTTTTCTCGATATCAAGCAAAGATTCAAAGTTGCCTCGGTGATTAGGGATGCTTCACGCGAAGGCATGGTCCTCGTATCCGATCACGACCTTGCAGTTCTTGACTACATGTCGGACAAGGTCTTCGTGTTTTACGGCGAACCCAGCGTGTATGGCGTCGTTGCAGGCCCTTACGGCGTTAGAGAGGGCATAAACATATTCATAGAAGGATACATACCCGACGAGAACGTAAGGTTTAGAAGCGAAAAGATATCATTCCAGCTAAAGCCTCCAACGGAAGCTTACGAAGAAGTGCACCTGTCGCTCTGCTGGCCAAGCATGACGAAAACCTACGACACCTTTAGGTTGGAGGTCGAGGATGGATGCGCATATCCAGGTGAGGTGATGGGCATAGTTGGTCCGAACGGTATAGGCAAGACAACATTCATAAAGATATTGGCAGGTATCGAGAAGGCGGATGCAGAATTTCAACTACCCTGTAGGACGATAAGTTACAAGCCACAGTATCCTGAGATAAAGGATGAGAAGGTTGAGGTTATTCTTAGGGAGGCCGCTGAGAGCAAGTTCGAGACCGATCTTTACCAATCAGAATTGATTAGGCCGCTAGGTCTGCATAAGTTACTCGAAAGGAACGTTAAAGAGTTGAGCGGCGGTGAGCTTCAAAAGGTTGCGATAGCCGAGGCTCTTTCGAAGGATGCTGAAATTTACCTGCTAGATGAGCCGAGTGCCTACTTAGACGTTGAGGAAAGGTACATAATTGCAAAGTTGTTAAAGAGAATAACGCGTGAAAGGCAGGCCTATACCTTCCTTGTCGAGCACGATCTGATGGTATTGGATTTTGCATCAAGCAGACTAATGGTCTTCTCAGGTGAGCCTGGCATCAACGGACACGCCAGCAGACCCATGGACCTTAGGTCAGGGTTTAACGCTTTCCTGAAGGAGATGGGTGTCACATTCAGAAGAGACCAACAAACATTCAGACCAAGAGCGAACAAACTCGACTCTAGGTTGGACAGACAACAGAAAGCAATCGGCGAGTATTATTATCCGATACCGACATCGGAGTGA